In Athalia rosae chromosome 6, iyAthRosa1.1, whole genome shotgun sequence, one DNA window encodes the following:
- the LOC105683870 gene encoding nucleoporin NDC1, translating to MTGELSSLLGCKELLMWRMFMAILTSICAQFLIMSSVILIINFRIMHPLSWIANTWDAVTCIRTWGYFLILATVIFLQGVICSKFYLHAPVYRKSRFTILRNIFKPHNLPAGALHVLAGGVLTWLHLSLRDGHYNSLTIKCNAEDTCLIEENFFLMLSGLWIGLYSFIKSHFSNIYIQFPIIPRSKFSQIKSGIWSLLPQAMLNAVSPILCFVFFYYFNGGYYRENILLIFSIKMKDAPLNTVYGLLNISLIFYAWLFASVFILTMNTMHLSFQAYLTQRVDFDIEQQNMYANQISEMTLADALAIDRIPIVQHLAYFDLVTLAQKEKSKRSILFTLSSPGCRPCNWNGIAIKCIGLLTNFTIELNRACAISQKPTSSPATLCTPGKMSDNFFQYRMRNLTTAKLLGSTMDSSVPPRQTSSEDQMVGSFFKSKRDQFVTYLFSKQIIKYLFEESLEEKVRYIFTNAQPVIWAAESISSLIVISLTEDQYGVIQQDLPTIISTLLTLKEALDKLQKANIFVKRTQSDDKEMRQMVTCLRSATKRSIYRITTTFRDYMKDLLLEPDTMSQLQSFMSYRE from the coding sequence ATGACCGGAGAACTCTCGAGCCTTTTAGGCTGCAAAGAACTTCTGATGTGGAGAATGTTTATGGCTATTTTGACGAGCATTTGTGCGCAATTCTTGATTATGAGTTCAGttattttgataataaacTTTCGTATAATGCATCCACTATCGTGGATTGCAAACACTTGGGATGCTGTTACATGTATTCGGACTTGGGGTTACTTTTTGATTTTAGCTACAGTAATATTTCTGCAAGGTGTAATATGCAGCAAGTTTTATCTACATGCTCCTGTGTACCGTAAAAGCAGATTTACGATACTCCGTAATATTTTTAAGCCACATAATCTTCCTGCAGGAGCACTACATGTATTAGCTGGAGGTGTGCTTACCTGGCTCCACTTATCTCTGCGAGATGGTCATTATAATTCACTGACCATCAAATGCAATGCTGAAGACACTTGCttgattgaagaaaattttttcctaatGCTCAGCGGCCTCTGGATTGGTCTCTACTCATTCATCAAGTCacatttttccaatatttatATTCAGTTTCCAATTATtcctcgatcgaaattttcacaaattaaATCTGGAATTTGGTCTCTTTTACCGCAAGCTATGCTGAATGCAGTTTCACCAATTCTGtgctttgtatttttttactacTTCAATGGAGGTTACTACAGGGAGAATATCCTCTTAATCTTCTCTATTAAAATGAAAGATGCACCATTGAACACGGTATATGGACTGCTCAACATTTCCCTGATCTTCTACGCTTGGCTCTTTGCCTCTGTGTTTATTTTGACCATGAACACCATGCATCTCTCGTTCCAAGCGTACCTCACACAAAGAGTTGATTTTGACATTGAACAGCAAAATATGTATGCcaatcaaatttcagaaatgACTCTTGCAGATGCACTTGCCATAGACAGAATACCCATAGTACAGCATTTGGCTTATTTTGACTTGGTTACTCTTgctcaaaaagaaaaatccaaaagaTCTATTCTGTTTACTCTGAGTAGTCCAGGGTGCAGGCCATGCAACTGGAATGGGATAGCAATAAAATGTATCGGCCTTTTAACCAACTTCACAATTGAACTGAATCGAGCCTGTGCTATTAGCCAGAAGCCAACATCTAGCCCAGCAACACTGTGTACACCTGGAAAAATGtcagataattttttccaatatagAATGAGAAATTTGACAACTGCCAAGCTCCTGGGATCAACAATGGACTCGTCAGTTCCCCCACGACAGACTTCAAGCGAAGATCAAATGGttggatcatttttcaaaagcaaAAGAGACCAGTTTGTGACTTACCTATTCTCAAAACAGATCATCAAATATCTATTTGAAGAAAGCCTTGAAGAAAAGGTACGATACATCTTCACCAATGCCCAACCAGTAATTTGGGCAGCTGAAAGTATTTCTTCACTGATCGTTATCTCCCTTACGGAAGATCAATATGGCGTGATACAACAGGATTTACCAACTATCATCAGCACGTTATTAACTCTGAAAGAAGCTTTAGACAAACTACAAAAAGCAAATATATTTGTGAAAAGAACACAAAGTGATGATAAAGAAATGAGGCAAATGGTGACGTGCTTAAGAAGTGCAACAAAACGCAGTATTTATAGAATTACTACCACATTCAGGGACTATATGAAAGATTTGCTATTAGAACCAGATACCATGAGTCAACTACAGAGCTTTATGTCCTATAGGGAATGA